One Gordonia mangrovi genomic region harbors:
- a CDS encoding MSMEG_4193 family putative phosphomutase translates to MTVILVRHGRSTANTSGVLAGRTPGVGLDDTGREQARALVDRLGGCIGNIAAVARSPLERCAQTMTPLLAALQADRDRDVPEVVVHDLAEVDYGSWTNRPLKELVSEPLWKTVQQQPSAAVFPEGEGLAAVQSRAVAAVRELDRRYGGEDGSGLWVACSHGDVIKAIIADAMGTHLDAFQRIVVEPASISVIRYGSTRPYVHTVNSTAVLSVPVPPKPAAESAADSRSAGAVAEEDAVVGGATGVDGHDRGAHAAAAPLARG, encoded by the coding sequence ATGACCGTGATTCTGGTGCGACACGGGCGTTCGACCGCCAACACCTCCGGGGTGCTCGCCGGCCGGACACCGGGCGTCGGCCTCGACGACACCGGACGCGAGCAGGCGCGCGCACTCGTCGATCGTCTCGGCGGATGTATCGGCAACATCGCTGCGGTCGCGCGGTCGCCGCTGGAGCGCTGCGCGCAGACGATGACGCCGTTGCTCGCGGCATTGCAGGCGGATCGGGACCGTGATGTCCCCGAAGTGGTGGTGCACGACCTCGCCGAGGTCGACTACGGGTCGTGGACGAACCGGCCACTCAAGGAACTCGTCAGCGAACCGCTGTGGAAGACGGTGCAGCAACAGCCGTCGGCGGCGGTGTTCCCCGAGGGCGAGGGTCTCGCGGCCGTCCAGTCGCGCGCGGTGGCCGCCGTCCGCGAGCTCGACCGGCGCTACGGTGGAGAGGACGGCAGCGGTCTGTGGGTCGCCTGTTCACACGGCGACGTGATCAAGGCGATCATCGCCGACGCGATGGGCACACATCTCGATGCGTTCCAGCGCATCGTCGTCGAACCCGCATCGATCAGCGTCATCCGATACGGCTCCACGCGGCCCTATGTGCACACCGTCAACTCCACCGCCGTCCTCTCGGTGCCCGTACCACCGAAGCCGGCAGCCGAATCGGCGGCGGACAGCCGATCGGCCGGGGCCGTCGCCGAGGAGGACGCCGTGGTGGGTGGCGCCACCGGCGTCGACGGCCACGACCGCGGCGCTCACGCTGCCGCCGCCCCGCTGGCACGCGGATAA
- a CDS encoding DUF3090 domain-containing protein, with protein sequence MSRAIHVFRSPDRFVAGTIGQPGDRTFYLQAIHESRIISVLLEKQQVAILADRIGALLDEIHRRFGTPVPPEIERVGDLSPLVMPVDAEFRVGTMGLGWDAESEAVVVELLAITEGEFDESVVLDDTDEGPDAVRVFLTTEAAREFAARSSKVISAGRQPCPLCHEPLDPDGHLCVRTNGYKRGAELSKSLDFVDPDVFRNLAMQDESDYLETDPDDETDPGSGNQD encoded by the coding sequence ATGTCACGCGCGATTCACGTGTTCCGCAGCCCGGATCGTTTTGTCGCCGGCACCATCGGTCAGCCGGGGGACCGCACGTTCTACCTCCAGGCCATACACGAGAGCCGGATCATCAGTGTGCTGCTCGAGAAGCAGCAGGTGGCGATTCTCGCGGACCGGATAGGTGCGCTTCTCGACGAGATCCACCGGCGATTCGGGACTCCGGTGCCGCCGGAGATCGAGCGGGTCGGTGATCTGAGCCCGCTGGTGATGCCGGTCGACGCCGAATTCCGGGTGGGCACGATGGGGCTCGGCTGGGATGCCGAGTCCGAAGCCGTCGTGGTGGAGCTGTTGGCGATCACCGAGGGGGAGTTCGACGAGAGCGTGGTCCTCGACGACACCGATGAGGGACCCGACGCGGTGCGCGTGTTCCTGACCACCGAGGCCGCCCGGGAGTTCGCCGCGCGGTCCTCGAAGGTCATCTCGGCGGGCCGTCAGCCGTGCCCGCTGTGTCACGAGCCGCTGGATCCGGACGGGCATCTCTGTGTTCGCACCAACGGATACAAACGGGGGGCCGAGTTGTCCAAGTCGCTGGACTTCGTCGATCCCGACGTGTTCCGCAACCTGGCGATGCAGGATGAGTCCGACTACCTGGAGACCGACCCCGACGACGAGACCGACCCCGGGTCGGGCAACCAGGACTGA
- a CDS encoding SCO1664 family protein, protein MPGDEPPTPGAADPLRDGELVILGRIPTASNATLVCDAVLDGAEVRCVYKPVRGEVPLWDFPDGTLAGREVASYLISEALGWQVIPTTVFRDGPLGRGMVQRWVLTADNDDPDTRHEAASELPTPKVDLVDLCPADTVPVGYRPILRALDAMGEAVVLVHADDPRLQRMAVLDVILNNADRKGGHVLEGLDGGVYGVDHGICLHSDDKLRTVLWGWAGENIPGHLVAGLAELADHLASSDHPLTEELAEHITEFEVLALAERSAELATRATMPHPPGHRPIPWPPF, encoded by the coding sequence CTGCCGGGCGACGAGCCGCCCACGCCCGGCGCGGCCGACCCGCTACGCGACGGCGAGCTCGTGATCCTCGGGCGTATCCCGACCGCGAGCAATGCGACCCTGGTGTGTGACGCGGTCCTCGACGGCGCCGAGGTGCGGTGCGTCTACAAGCCGGTGCGCGGCGAGGTGCCGCTGTGGGATTTCCCCGACGGCACCCTCGCTGGGCGGGAGGTGGCCTCCTACCTGATCTCGGAGGCGCTCGGCTGGCAGGTGATCCCCACGACGGTGTTCCGCGACGGCCCGCTGGGACGTGGGATGGTGCAACGGTGGGTGCTCACCGCCGACAACGACGATCCCGACACCCGCCACGAGGCGGCCTCGGAGTTGCCGACACCCAAGGTCGACCTGGTGGACCTGTGCCCGGCCGACACCGTTCCGGTCGGCTACCGGCCGATCCTGCGGGCGCTCGACGCGATGGGGGAGGCGGTGGTGTTGGTCCACGCCGACGACCCGCGACTGCAACGGATGGCCGTCCTCGACGTCATACTCAACAACGCAGACCGCAAGGGTGGGCATGTGCTGGAGGGACTCGACGGCGGGGTGTACGGCGTCGACCACGGCATCTGCCTGCACAGCGACGACAAACTGCGGACCGTGTTGTGGGGCTGGGCGGGGGAGAACATTCCCGGTCACCTGGTCGCCGGACTCGCCGAACTCGCCGACCACCTGGCCTCTTCCGATCACCCGTTGACCGAGGAACTCGCCGAACACATCACCGAATTCGAGGTGCTCGCACTCGCCGAGCGGTCGGCCGAACTCGCGACCCGCGCGACGATGCCTCATCCACCGGGCCACCGACCGATACCGTGGCCGCCGTTCTGA
- the mshC gene encoding cysteine--1-D-myo-inosityl 2-amino-2-deoxy-alpha-D-glucopyranoside ligase: MQSWPDPALPVIPGTGPALRLHDTSDAQVRPVSPGATATMYVCGITPYDATHLGHAATYVTFDVVNRVLRDLGHEVHYVQNVTDVDDPLFERADRDGVDWRDLGARETQLFREDMTALRVLPPRDYIGAVESIDEVVEVVGKLLASGAAYVVDDAEYPDIYFRVDATEQFGYESGYDRATMDRFFAERGGDPDRPGKRDPLDALLWRAARAGEPSWDSPHGPGRPGWHIECSAIALNRLGVEFDIQGGGNDLIFPHHEFSAAHGEALTDSRRFARHYVHTGMVGLDGEKMSKSRGNLVFVSHLRRDGVDPAAVRLALLSEHYRGDRMWTDAVLDTARERLRRWRAAAAAPSGPDAGPTVDRVRQHLADDLDTPKALTAVDAWCSDVELGLGGSEQAPADIARAVDALLGVDLA; encoded by the coding sequence ATGCAGTCTTGGCCTGATCCCGCCCTTCCGGTCATCCCGGGTACCGGGCCGGCGCTCCGTCTCCACGACACCTCCGATGCCCAGGTCCGTCCGGTCAGTCCCGGCGCCACCGCGACGATGTACGTGTGTGGGATCACCCCGTACGACGCAACCCATCTCGGGCACGCCGCCACCTACGTCACCTTCGACGTGGTGAACCGGGTCCTGCGCGATCTCGGTCACGAGGTGCACTACGTGCAGAACGTGACCGACGTCGACGACCCGCTGTTCGAGCGTGCCGATCGCGACGGAGTCGACTGGCGTGATCTCGGTGCGCGGGAAACCCAGTTGTTCCGCGAGGACATGACGGCACTTCGCGTGCTGCCGCCCCGCGACTACATCGGCGCGGTCGAATCCATCGACGAAGTCGTCGAGGTGGTCGGCAAGCTCCTGGCGTCGGGCGCCGCCTACGTCGTGGACGACGCCGAGTACCCCGACATCTATTTCCGGGTCGACGCGACCGAGCAGTTCGGATATGAATCCGGCTACGACCGGGCCACGATGGACCGGTTCTTCGCCGAACGCGGCGGCGACCCCGATCGGCCCGGCAAACGCGACCCGCTCGACGCCTTGCTGTGGCGGGCCGCCCGTGCCGGGGAACCGTCGTGGGACTCGCCGCACGGCCCCGGCCGGCCCGGCTGGCACATCGAGTGTTCGGCCATCGCGTTGAACCGTCTCGGGGTCGAGTTCGACATCCAGGGTGGTGGCAACGACCTGATCTTCCCGCACCACGAGTTCTCCGCCGCCCACGGTGAGGCGCTGACCGATTCCCGCCGGTTCGCCCGGCACTACGTGCACACCGGCATGGTCGGTCTCGACGGCGAGAAGATGTCGAAGAGTCGCGGCAACCTGGTGTTCGTCTCGCACCTGCGGCGGGACGGGGTGGATCCGGCCGCCGTGCGGCTGGCCTTGTTGTCCGAGCACTATCGCGGCGATCGGATGTGGACCGACGCGGTGCTCGACACGGCCCGCGAGCGCCTGCGTCGCTGGCGGGCAGCGGCCGCGGCACCGAGCGGACCCGATGCCGGACCGACTGTCGATCGCGTTCGGCAACATCTCGCCGATGATCTCGACACCCCGAAGGCGCTTACCGCCGTCGATGCCTGGTGCAGCGACGTCGAGCTCGGACTCGGCGGCTCGGAGCAGGCGCCGGCCGACATCGCGCGGGCGGTCGACGCCCTGCTCGGCGTCGACCTCGCGTAG
- a CDS encoding PAC2 family protein: MNAEQRSNLPQLRRPVLLAAFEGWNDAGDAASSAIEHLALTWDAVALADIDSDDYYDFQVNRPIVKQIDGVTRRIDWPTTSVSYCTPQGADRDIVLVRGIEPNMRWRGFCAEIVDLARDLGVETTVMLGALLADTPHTRPVPVTGAAYSSESAARFNLAESRYEGPTGITGVLQDLFVQAGLPAVSFWAAVPHYVSTPPNPKATVALLNRVEEVLDIEVPLGTLPEQAEEWEQAVTEMTDDDEDIAEYVRGLEERGDAEMDTDEVMAKIDGDALAAEFERYLKRRGPGGQGRGQGSFGG; this comes from the coding sequence GTGAACGCTGAGCAGAGGTCGAACCTTCCCCAGCTGCGCAGGCCTGTTCTGTTGGCCGCATTCGAGGGGTGGAACGACGCCGGGGACGCCGCGAGCAGCGCCATCGAGCATCTGGCGCTGACCTGGGATGCCGTCGCCCTGGCCGACATCGATTCCGACGACTACTACGATTTCCAGGTCAATCGGCCGATTGTCAAACAGATCGATGGGGTGACCCGCCGGATCGACTGGCCCACCACGTCCGTCTCCTATTGCACCCCCCAGGGTGCGGATCGTGACATCGTACTCGTTCGCGGGATCGAACCGAATATGCGTTGGCGCGGCTTCTGCGCCGAGATCGTCGACCTCGCCCGCGACCTCGGGGTGGAGACGACGGTCATGCTCGGTGCGCTGCTCGCCGACACTCCGCATACGCGCCCGGTGCCGGTCACCGGCGCCGCATACAGCAGTGAATCGGCTGCCCGGTTCAACCTCGCGGAGAGCCGCTACGAGGGTCCCACCGGCATCACCGGCGTGCTGCAGGATCTGTTCGTGCAGGCGGGGCTGCCGGCGGTGTCGTTCTGGGCCGCCGTCCCGCACTACGTCTCGACACCACCCAATCCCAAGGCGACGGTGGCGCTGCTCAACCGGGTCGAAGAGGTCCTCGACATCGAAGTACCCCTGGGCACGCTGCCCGAGCAGGCCGAGGAGTGGGAACAGGCGGTCACCGAGATGACCGACGACGACGAGGACATCGCCGAATATGTGCGGGGCCTCGAAGAGCGCGGTGACGCCGAGATGGACACCGACGAGGTGATGGCGAAGATCGACGGCGACGCGCTGGCCGCCGAGTTCGAACGGTATCTGAAACGGCGTGGTCCCGGCGGCCAGGGCCGTGGGCAGGGGTCGTTTGGCGGGTGA